The Methanosarcina barkeri MS DNA window TCGATAAAAGTCTCGGCTAGAGTAAGCCAGATTGTCAAAAAGGTAGGCCCGAGATTAAAGCTTCTGTCAGAATGTCAGTACAATTAAACTACTGTTAGCCCGGTTGGTAATTGACCAATTTGTTAGGAGTTACGCAGTTGGCTCCTAGCATATTGTTTTTTCCAAACTTTCAAATATTTGAATTAATTTAACGTGTATTGGGGATTCCTTAAGTATTCTGTCACTGCCACTCTTCTAATTTTCATAGCACTTTCAAACCAGGATATTCCACTTTTGATTCTTTGTAATTCCAGTCTAAGAAAAGCTCTTAATGAGAACATTATATGTGCTCTTTGTGATTCTTCCTTTCTTGCCTGACATTTTTCGACACCACAGAACTGTTTTATTCCCCTATGATATTCCTCAATTTTCCATGACTTCTTTGCCAAATCTTCACGTTTTGCTTCATCCATCTCTTGCACATCTGTAACCCAGTGTTGCGTGTCTCCATTTTTTGAAACTATCCTAAACACCTTTACAAATCCATATGCTTTGAGGTGAACCACACGTCCTTTTGGAGGAATATCTACTGTTTCAAGTGGCACATTTCCCTTGTTGTCAGGATTTACCAAACGATTATTTTTCAATCTTGTAAGGAAATGCCACTCTTTCTGTCTAATGGCTTTAAGGTTTTTCACACTTGCATACCATGTATCAAATAAAACGAATTTGGGATTAAAACCACGTTCTTCGGCCTTGTCAAGCATATCACGGAAATGGTCATTCTTTGTTTTGTCGTCTACATCGATGTTATAAATTCGAAAATCGATAGGTATAACGGTTGTACCGTCAGTCCAAACTAAGGTAACCAGGCCTATTCCCTTTACAGTACGATGATGTTTTCCACTCCACATACGACGAACAAAAGCAATTTCTTCTGCGTATGGTTTATCTAATGTTGAATCATCAACAATTAGGTATCCTCCCTTAAGCTTGACATAACTTTTTACTTCCTCCCATAGTGCTTCCGTGTCTGGAGGTTGCCTTTGAAGGCAACGAGTAAAAGCATCATGAGAAGGAGCATTAGCTATGTCTGGATAACATCTAGCAGCTTCAGTACAGCTAAAAACGTTAGAAGCCGCAATGAGAAAATTAATGTAGTCAATGTCGGTACACTTAGGTGGATTTATGTCCATAACTCCGTACGTTTTTAGAGAAACACTAAGCCATAAGTATATTTATAAAGATATCAAGTTTTCGGCATTTTAACTGCGTAAGTCCTATTTGTTTCTTAATTCTTTTTTGATTTTCCCCGGTTGTTTCTAACAAGTTTAACTACATTTATTGAGAAAGCTTCAACGGATTTGTCTCTCTAAAGCGAGAATTCAAACTGAATCGACATACATAATGTTAAAAATAATTAAATTTACTACTTAAATCTTTTAATTTACTACAAAAATTTACAAAAAAGATTAAAATTCTGCACTTATACGATTTAATAGGCAGTGTGCCAATTTTTCTGTAAAATCACAAATCTCAATAAGTTATTGGGTAGAAAATTACATATCGGCAGATCAATTTTTTCCATACTATGCAAAAATTTGACCTCAAATTTACAGCAAATTTAAGACATTGCCATTTAGTCAAATTGATGAACTTATATATCTTAAAAAGAATTATTGTACAGTTTGGTGTGAACGAAAACCAATCCTGGTTGCTCTATCTAAAGAAACCAAACAATGCTGTCTGAACTACTATTGTCAAGATATATACAGACAGCAATTTAGAAATTCATATCATAAATAATAAGTATCAAATCTCCTGAAAGTTCTTCTATTTTCTAATAAGTAGTCTTATAATTTGCATTTAAAATCCAACTTTTCAGCAAAATTTCAGAAACGTTTTTGTTTTTAATGGAATTTATCTAAACAATTATATTGAGTGGTTATTTATACAACTATAAATAATAATTAAGAACAGGTAGTCAGAAAAATCTAGAAGCAGATGTAATACATGCAAACCAATGTATTTAAATAATTAATAAATGTAATTTATTTAAAATTAAGAGGTAAAATTGATTTTCCGATGCAGATAAGATGAAATTATAATGAGTGAAATTATTCCCGGCACGAGATTAGATATTTAATAAATTAATCCTTATGATTTTTAACAAAGTTGAGGAAAATAGCTTGTCCAAAGTTGCGTTAATAACTGGAATTACAGGTCAAGATGGCGCTTATCTTGCTGAATTTTTACTTGAAAAAGGATACATTGTGCATGGAATCAAGCGGCGATCTTCTTCTTTTAACACGGCAAGAATTGATCATCTTTACAAAGATCCCCATGAGAGAAATGTTAATTTTTTCATGCATTATGGGGATTTGACAGATTCTACCAATCTAATTCGCATAATTCAGGAAGTTCAACCTGATGAAATATACAATCTTGCAGCCCAGAGCCACGTTCAGGTATCTTTTGAGACTCCAGAGTATACGGCAAATTCTGATGCCATAGGAACTCTCAGGATACTGGAGGCTATACGCATTCTGGGTTTTGAAAAGAAAACAAAATTTTACCAGGCTTCTACCAGTGAACTCTATGGAAAAGTTCGGGAAATCCCTCAGAAAGAAACTACTCCTTTTTGCCCAAGAAGCCCGTATGCAGTAGCTAAACTGTACGCATACTGGATTACGGTCAACTACCGGGAAGCCTATGGTATTTTTGCATGTAATGGAATTCTTTTCAACCACGAATCTCCAATCCGTGGTGAAACTTTTGTGACACGAAAAATCACAATGGCGGCTACAAGGATAAAATACGGCATGCAGGATAGGCTTTACCTCGGAAACCTTGATTCAAAAAGAGATTGGGGCTTTGCAAAAGATTACGTCGAAGCCATGTGGCTGATGCTCCAGCAAGAAGGGCCCGACGATTACGTTATAGCAACGGGCGAAACTCACTCTGTCCGGGAATTTATTGAACTTACATTCAAAGAACTCGGAATCGAGATAATCTGGCAAGGAAAAGGAGAAGAAGAAGTCGGAATCGATGCCATTACAAACAAAGTCTTAGTTGAAGTAGATCCTGAGTATTATAGACCCACTGAAGTAGAAGTTTTGATTGGTGATTCATCAAAAGCCAGAAGAAAACTTGGCTGGAAACCAAAAGTCAGACTGGAAGAACTGGTAAAGATGATGGTAAAGTCCGATGAAGAAGAAGTCCTGAAAAGTTATCCTGCAGAGAAATTAGCTTCCAGCCCGGAAACTGAGGAAGATTCAATAAAATCAGAATTAGATATTAGGAGTTTATAAATTTCAGAACAGTACCGTAAAAGGTAAAATTCTTTTTAAATAAAGGCGATAGAATGGAAAAAGAATCAAAAATTTATGTAGCCGGACATAGGGGCCTTGTAGGTTCAGCCCTTAAAAGAAAACTTGAATCAAAAGGCTACACCAACCTTATTTTTCGTACCCATAAAGAACTAGATCTTATAAACCAGCAAGCTGTAAATGAATTCTTTGAACAGGAAAAGCCTGAATATGTCTTCTTAGCCGCAGCAAAAGTGGGTGGAATTCTTGCCAACAGCACCTATCCTGCCGAATTTATCTACGAAAACCTGATGATTGAATCAAATATTATCCACGCTGCCTACAAATGTGGTGTGAAAAAGTTGCTTTTCCTTGGCTCTTCCTGTATTTACCCAAAACTTGCACCTCAGCCTCTTAAAGAAGAATATCTATTGACTGGCTCTCTTGAAGAGACAAATGAAGCCTATGCAATATCTAAGATTGCCGGAATCAGGCTCTGCAAACATTACAATCAGCAGTATGGAACTAATTTCATTTCTGTGATGCCGACAAACCTCTACGGACCTAATGATAATTTTGATCTTGAAACTTCCCATGTGATGCCTGCACTGATCAGGAAATTCCATGAGGCGAAGGTAAATAACAAACCTGAAGTTGTTGTGTGGGGTACAGGCAAGCCTCTTAGGGAGTTCATGCATGTGGATGATATGGCTGATGCATGTGTGTTTTTGATGGAAAACTATGATTTTTCTGAGGTTGGAGAGTTTGTAAATATAGGGGTTGGAGAGGATGTTACAATCAGCGAACTTGTAGAATTAATAAAAAAGATTGTAGGGTTTGAAGGGAAGATTAATTATGATACTTCAAAGCCTGATGGGACTCCAAGGAAGTTGATGGATGTTTCGAGGTTGAATGGATTGGGGTGGAAAGCCAAAATTTCACTTGAAGATGGAATTAAAGAAACTTATGAGTGGTATCAAAATCAAATCAAGTGAAAGGTTTTGATTGTATATAAATGAGGAATCGAACAGAATAAAATCCACAAAAAAGAAAAATGGTATCCTCTTTAAATTTTATGGGTAAGAATAAATTTCACGTATTTGCAGAAAATTTAAGAATTTAATCAAGTCTGAGAAACAACCTCAAGCTATTAATTCAACTTTATAACTGTGTGATGAAATTGATGCATATTTCTCAGGTTGGAAAATTCTCCATTGAATTGAAGAGGATACTATAAATTTACTGAAATTATTCTGAAGGATGCCAATAGTTGAGGAATAATGTTATAGGTCACCCTTTTCGTAAAAATGAACATAAACTTAAGTGATTTTGCTAAAGGCCTGAAAATATAGCTTCATAAATATAAATTTCCATGAAGAATGTCTCGCAAAGTATAACTTGAGACTCCAAAAAATTTATCCTGCAAACCTTACGGCATCTTCTCACATATTTTATATATGATATTCGCATTTGAAAAAGTAATTTCCAAAATATCCACAATCCAAGACTACTCGCGGCAACTTCTAACTAAATTATGAAAAACCGGAGGAAAACAGCAAGGATTGATCGGCAGCTTTAATCGGGAATTACGGCTTTTTTACGGCATATTTATCAGGCCTGCTTTAAATGCAATAAAACTTCTGTAAAAGCCATAAAGTCAAGGTTAGAGTATATAGAATAATCAAAAGAGTATCTGGGATTAAAGCTTCTGCTGAAATATTAGCATAACTTGGTAAGTAATTGACTGATTTGTTCCTTAATTCTCTTTTGATTTTACTCATGTCATTTCTAACAAGTTTACCTACTTTTGTTGAGAAATCTTCAACAGATTTGTCTCTCTAAATCGAAATTTCAAACTGAATCGGCATATATATAAAGTTAAAAAATAATTAAGTTTACTACTGAAATCTTTAAATTTGCTACAAAAATTTGCAAAAAATTAAAAACTTTGCACTTCTACAATTTAATAAATTGTGTAAGATAACTATGAGCAAAAAATTCAGGGGACTACTACCTGAGTAGCAAAAATAACGATCTAAATGAGAGGTATCTAACAGGGGTTTTGTAAGGAGTTAAGCAAAAATGGGTCTGCATATATTTACTATTATTTTATTGTATTTGCTATGATGGCTGGTGTACTGATCGCAGATCTACTTAATTTGGACATAGATCGGAAACCAAACGGAAAATTTGTATTAGGTATGGGTCTTTATATAGTCTCTCTAAATAACTGTCACAAAATAAATTATACATATTGTTTATAACATTTATTTTTCAGTTGGTGATAACGATCTGAAAAATCAAGGCATTCAATTGAAGTCTGTGCATAATTTGTTCTGCGACGACCCTAAGTCAGAGAAAAAGAATATTTTAGTTATTTTTATGTAAGTATTGTTACTATTCTATGAAAATTAAAGAGAAAATGGGATTTTCCGGCGCAGGCAAGGTAAAAACTATGAAGATTGCAATCATTCTTGGCACAAGGCCTGAGATTATAAAAATGAGCCCCATTATAAGGCAATGTGAAAAACAGGGCATTGACTATTATATTCTCCACACAGGTCAGCATTACAGCTACGAAATGGACAAAATCTTTTTTGAGCAGTTAAAACTCCCGCAGGCG harbors:
- the gmd gene encoding GDP-mannose 4,6-dehydratase, with amino-acid sequence MSKVALITGITGQDGAYLAEFLLEKGYIVHGIKRRSSSFNTARIDHLYKDPHERNVNFFMHYGDLTDSTNLIRIIQEVQPDEIYNLAAQSHVQVSFETPEYTANSDAIGTLRILEAIRILGFEKKTKFYQASTSELYGKVREIPQKETTPFCPRSPYAVAKLYAYWITVNYREAYGIFACNGILFNHESPIRGETFVTRKITMAATRIKYGMQDRLYLGNLDSKRDWGFAKDYVEAMWLMLQQEGPDDYVIATGETHSVREFIELTFKELGIEIIWQGKGEEEVGIDAITNKVLVEVDPEYYRPTEVEVLIGDSSKARRKLGWKPKVRLEELVKMMVKSDEEEVLKSYPAEKLASSPETEEDSIKSELDIRSL
- a CDS encoding IS701 family transposase, whose protein sequence is MDINPPKCTDIDYINFLIAASNVFSCTEAARCYPDIANAPSHDAFTRCLQRQPPDTEALWEEVKSYVKLKGGYLIVDDSTLDKPYAEEIAFVRRMWSGKHHRTVKGIGLVTLVWTDGTTVIPIDFRIYNIDVDDKTKNDHFRDMLDKAEERGFNPKFVLFDTWYASVKNLKAIRQKEWHFLTRLKNNRLVNPDNKGNVPLETVDIPPKGRVVHLKAYGFVKVFRIVSKNGDTQHWVTDVQEMDEAKREDLAKKSWKIEEYHRGIKQFCGVEKCQARKEESQRAHIMFSLRAFLRLELQRIKSGISWFESAMKIRRVAVTEYLRNPQYTLN
- the fcl gene encoding GDP-L-fucose synthase, with the protein product MEKESKIYVAGHRGLVGSALKRKLESKGYTNLIFRTHKELDLINQQAVNEFFEQEKPEYVFLAAAKVGGILANSTYPAEFIYENLMIESNIIHAAYKCGVKKLLFLGSSCIYPKLAPQPLKEEYLLTGSLEETNEAYAISKIAGIRLCKHYNQQYGTNFISVMPTNLYGPNDNFDLETSHVMPALIRKFHEAKVNNKPEVVVWGTGKPLREFMHVDDMADACVFLMENYDFSEVGEFVNIGVGEDVTISELVELIKKIVGFEGKINYDTSKPDGTPRKLMDVSRLNGLGWKAKISLEDGIKETYEWYQNQIK